From one Heterodontus francisci isolate sHetFra1 chromosome 17, sHetFra1.hap1, whole genome shotgun sequence genomic stretch:
- the LOC137378642 gene encoding probable G-protein coupled receptor 139, with translation MKYLFNLIPTLADVEVIYCPVLGAIGVPINLLAIVILSRGNCGLSKCVTHYLVAMAAADLMVVMTDVILRWLIVYFPVSFLDITPICSLVTMLIVATTEISVWFTIAFTFDRFVAICCQRLKTKYCTEKTARVIIGAVPVLSCLESIPWFFKFKAQYIFNNLEWFCITKPEYYTSIFWAAYEILHRVLTPVLPFVLILLLNTLTVRHILIASRARRRLQETSDRESPSDSEMDKRRKSIILLFTISGSFILLWTTHVTCYLYQRIAFMSDSRTPSPNASTIGYLLQLLSTCTNTCIYTVTQSKFREQLKKVVKYPFTVILRFIKQ, from the coding sequence ttaacttgctggcgattgtgatcctgtctcggggaaactgcggtctctccaaatgtgtcactcattacCTGGTAGCCATGGCAGCGGCTGATCTCATGGTTGTCATGACTGATGTGATTCTGAGGTGGCTGATTGTTTATTTCCCAGTTTCTTTCCTGGATATTACTCCCATATGTAGTTTGGTAACGATGCTCATTGTTGCCACCACGGAGATTTCTGTCTGGTTTACaattgctttcacctttgatcgatttgtggccatttgttgccagaggctgaaaactaaatattgcactgagaaaactgcaagggtgattattGGAGCAGTGCCTGTGCTGAGCTGTTTGGAAAGTATTCCCTGGTTCTTCAAATTTAAAGCTCAGTACATCTTCAATAACTTGGAATGGTTTTGCATCACAAAACCAGAGTATTACACTTCAATCTTCTGGGCAGCTTACGAGATTCTTCATCGCGTTCTAACCCCTGTGCTCCCATTCGTTTTGATTTTGCTTCTCAACActctgaccgtcagacacattttaatagCCAGTAGAGCCCGCCGGAGACTCCAGGAgaccagtgatagagagagtcccaGTGACTCTGAGATGGACAAACgcagaaaatccatcattttactcttcactatcTCAGGCAGTTTTATTCTTTTATGGACGACACATGTCACCTGTTACCTGTATCAGCGAATTGCATTCATGTCTGATTCCCGTACCCCTTCACCCAACGCAAGTACCATCGGATACCTGCTCCAGCTCCTCAGTACCTGCACAAACACCTGTATCTACACAGTGACTCAGAGCAAATTCCGAGAGCAGCTGAAAAAGGTTGTGAAATATCCTTTCACTGTGATTCTCAGATTCATCAAACAGTGA